One region of Mugil cephalus isolate CIBA_MC_2020 chromosome 17, CIBA_Mcephalus_1.1, whole genome shotgun sequence genomic DNA includes:
- the tulp4b gene encoding tubby-related protein 4 isoform X1, producing the protein MSRNYEPGHSVGMLAAVEHGPILCSDSNILCLSWKGRVPKSEKDKPVCRRRYYEEGWLATGNGRGVVGVTFTSSHCRRDRSTPQRINFNLRGHNSEVVLVRWNEPFQKLATCDMEGGIFVWIQYEGRWSVELVNDRGAQVSDFTWSHDGTQALIAYRDGFVLVGSVSGQRHWSSEINLESQITCGIWTPDDQQVLFGTADGQVIVMDCHGRMLAHVLLHESDGIVSMSWNCPDFLVEDSTESDTDSDDNILPLVRRVKPLLTVTFLSGDISLMNNYDDLSPGIIRSGLKDVEAQWCSQGDLLAVAGMERHGLSADSACASIMRNALVKFYNVQGEHIYTLETPAQRPITTICWGHRDSRLFLACGPALYVVRVEHRVASLQLLCKQGIASALREEKDVGKLNMPSLLCSYVTTAFIPTIKPPIPDPNNIRDFVSYPTAGNERLHCTMKRAEDSPEAGGPCYTLYLEYLGGLVPILKGRRISKLRPEFVIMDPKTDGKAEEVCVNPMISYTDSCNCSDSSDIELSDEWVGKKSPKLSRGNRLNTESRKSPKLSRANQEGQRSPRLPTKKPPVRSPSLTRREFSMDGITEHNYLAQVTSNIWGTKFKIVGLATFLPANLGAVIYKTSLLHLQPRQMTIYLPEVRKITHDFMSLPVFNPNVFSEDEDDLPGVKERKMFSTLKMMGPSGVAGDNPPCTVNIPIAPIHSPAQAMSPTQSIGLVQSLLANQNIQLDVLTNPTATAAAAAAAAAASVPVTDHSQDAVATPYPVPTRYSNPGQVIFSGLEMGPLLPGTLPPPPPPHHLPPQPHPQRSHSQQSRQPPPKQSQQMQAQQQQQQKMHHHQQQQQQHHHQSQSQQQQQLQQQQQQLQQQHQQLQQQHQQLQQQQQLQQQQHQQLQQQQHQQLTQQQHQQLQQLHHQQTLHQQQQQQQQQQQHQQQQQHQVQQHQQMQQPQQPVTSQQFQHQQQIQQQQQQMQLQHEQMQQQQQQMQQQQQQIRQQIQEMRQQQQQLQQQHQQIQQQHQQMQRQHQQMQQQLKMQMLPPPPSGYPTISLQQIHLLPQIAPPPTEPDRGDHGHTLKPSLPRTLPPSFNDTDVSVEIQMRKVNPPPPYPGTVVSAAAATAAAPPQTLVTNCDSPSVLAPDACLKKDEFLLHPVTLQYPTPLGYERITTFDSSGNVEEVCRPRRRLIRNQNAYAVHGIGGSATLKVTSSENKKIQLPYSSATLSRLSVPRYSIPSGDPPPYPDPANQVTATLPPPQRIDSSLIHATLRRDRRDVGLKVPQMMESSRTLPTKAKMNSAMALSYQQRVPTALYTCTQCSSNSSSTSVSVSGGGTTSSGIAGGTVVRQDFPPGKGAHHSTIIVHSKSASPLASQSSYSLLGGVDNSRDRTVYVNSAFTEDETLNQQCHLEKSVRQLTLGDVSLTVKRPPPYQWDASTTEEFWLTPEQTMLAPPPGPHKPPPLLISQAQHLDVTRLPFVLTTKPPTSPSTSTLTFPSGYQISLSPFPPGVGHSGPPLQTLQNPPPQCSPNEVVGSVPFAQQDPSLVLPPGYPPNLANLACCPLPPLYPGASSCAGLQLHPVSLHPWNPYPCPPPMQDPPAPPLPTKTHQILEKPILSPPPPTAPPPPPPLPPPPPPTELPPSKSATEDLAESANNFPEPSSLNESPVPQESERFNKKSRKRLDSRAEEANMTTVSEGKSRKEGRALSDFNTLISSPRLGSREKKKPKGQREQLNKTKKMSRTTNEFQDSSESEPELFISGDELMNQNQSSKKSWKNKRSLRMASELEEIKCRKANEREDRSLGSQGFVYVMANKQPLWNEATQVYQLDFGGRVTQESAKNFQIELDGRQVMQFGRIDGNAYILDFQYPFSAVQAFAVALANVTQRLK; encoded by the exons ATGTCCAGGAACTATGAG CCTGGTCACTCAGTAGGGATGTTGGCTGCCGTGGAACATGGTCCCATCCTCTGCAGCGACTCCAACATCCTCTGCCTCTCGTGGAAAGGCCGGGTCCCCAAGAGCGAGAAGGACAAGCCCGTGTGCCGGAGGCGGTACTACGAGGAGGGCTGGCTCGCCACGGGCAACGGGAGAGGAGTCGTTGGGGTGACGTTCACGTCGAGCCACTGCAGGAGGGACAGGAGCACGCCTCAGAGAATCAATTTTAACCTGCGAGGACACAACAGCGAG GTTGTCTTGGTGCGTTGGAATGAACCCTTTCAGAAGCTGGCCACGTGCGACATGGAAGGGGGGATTTTTGTGTGGATCCAGTACGAGGGGAGATGGTCTGTGGAGTTGGTGAATGACAGAGGAGCACAG GTGAGCGACTTCACTTGGTCACACGATGGAACTCAAGCCCTCATCGCGTACAGGGATGGCTTCGTGTTAGTCGGCTCGGTCAGCGGCCAAAGACACTGGTCCTCTGAGATTAACCTGGAGAGTCAAATCACGTGTGGCATCTGGACACCTGATGATCAGCAG GTCTTGTTTGGCACAGCGGACGGTCAGGTGATAGTGATGGACTGTCACGGGCGGATGCTCGCCCACGTTCTGCTGCACGAATCCGACGGGATTGTGAGCATGTCCTGGAACTGCCCCGACTTCCTGGTCGAGGACAGCACGGAGAGCGACACGGACTCCGACGACAATATTCTGCCGTTAG TGCGGAGAGTCAAGCCGCTGTTGACGGTCACCTTCTTATCCGGAGATATCAGTCTGATGAACAACTACGATGACCTCTCTCCTGGTATTATCCGCTCAGGGCTGAAAG ACGTTGAGGCCCAGTGGTGCTCCCAGGGAGACCTCCTGGCTGTGGCCGGCATGGAGAGACACGGGCTGTCCGCTGACTCCGCCTGCGCGTCCATCATGAGGAACGCCCTTGTCAAGTTCTACAACGTTCAGGGCGAACATATCTACACTTTGGAGACACCGGCACAG AGGCCGATCACCACCATCTGCTGGGGTCACAGAGACTCTCGGCTGTTCCTTGCATGCGGGCCGGCGCTCTACGTGGTGCGCGTAGAGCACCGAGTGGCCAGCCTCCAGCTTCTGTGCAAGCAAGGCATCGCCAGCGCCCTGCGAGAGGAGAAAGACGTGGGGAAGCTGAACATGCCCTCCCTGCTCTGCTCTTATGTCACCACTGCTTTCATACCCACCATCAAG CCCCCGATTCCTGACCCCAACAACATCCGTGATTTCGTGAGCTATCCCACAGCTGGGAATGAGAGGCTGCACTGCACCATGAAGCGAGCGGAGGACAGTCCAGAGGCGGGCGGACCCTGCTACACTCTCTACCTAGAATATTTAGGAGGACTGGTGCCCATTCTCAAGGGAAGGCGCATTAGTAAGCTTCGGCCTGAGTTTGTCATCATGGATCCAAAAACCGACGGAAAGGCAG aggAGGTGTGCGTGAATCCCATGATTTCATACACGGACAGCTGCAACTGCTCCGACTCCAGTGACATTGAGCTGAGCGATGAGTGGGTCGGGAAGAAGTCGCCAAAGTTATCCCGGGGAAACAG gctGAACACGGAGTCGAGAAAATCTCCCAAGCTTTCTCGCGCCAATCAGGAAGGCCAGCGGTCGCCACGGCTACCGACGAAGAAGCCTCCGGTTCGGTCGCCAAGTTTGACGCGCAGGGAGTTTTCTATGGATGGAATAACAGAG CACAATTACCTTGCACAAGTCACGTCTAACATTTGGGGGACAAAGTTCAAAATTGTTGGACTTGCGACGTTCCTCCCTGCCAATCTCGGTGCAG tcatCTATAAAACCAGTTTGCTTCACTTGCAACCGAGACAGATGACCATCTACCTTCCGGAGGTACGAAAGATTACACACGACTTCATGAGCCTGCCCGTGTTCAACCCTAACGTGTTCAGCGAGGATGAAGATGACCTACCAGgtgtgaaggaaagaaaaatgttttcaaccctgaaaa TGATGGGGCCTTCTGGAGTGGCAGGAGACAATCCTCCCTGCACGGTTAACATTCCCATCGCGCCCATCCACAGTCCGGCTCAAGCCATGTCCCCAACTCAGAGTATTGGCCTGGTTCAGTCTCTCCTGGCCAATCAGAATATTCAGCTTGATGTCCTGACCAACCCGACAGCCACTGccgctgcagcagctgcagcagcagcagcttctgtcCCCGTCACTGATCACAGCCAGGATGCTGTTGCAACCCCATACCCAGTGCCGACTAGATACTCAAACCCCGGCCAAGTGATCTTCAGTGGGTTAGAGATGGGTCCTCTTCTCCCTGGTACTTTgcctcccccacctccacctcaccACCTTCCCCCGCAGCCTCACCCGCAGCGGTCTCACTCGCAGCAAAGTCGGCAGCCGCCGCCTAAACAGTCGCAACAAATGcaggcgcagcagcagcagcagcagaagatgcaccaccatcagcagcagcagcagcagcaccatcaTCAGTCccagtcacagcagcagcaacagttgcagcagcagcagcaacagctgcagcagcaacaccaacagttgcagcagcaacatcaacaactgcagcagcagcaacagctgcagcagcagcagcatcaacagcttcagcagcagcaacatcaacAGCTCACGCAGCAGCAACAtcagcagctacagcagctgCACCACCAGCAGACGCtacaccaacagcagcagcagcagcagcagcagcagcaacatcaacagcagcagcaacaccagGTCCAGCAACACCAACAAATGCAACAACCGCAGCAGCCAGTGACGAGCCAACAGTTCCAGCACCAACAGCAaatccaacagcagcagcagcagatgcagctgcagcacgagcagatgcagcagcagcagcagcagatgcagcagcagcagcagcagatccgGCAACAGATCCAGGAgatgaggcagcagcagcagcagctccagcagcagcatcagcagatccagcagcagcatcaacagaTGCAGAGGCAGCACCaacaaatgcagcagcagctgaagatgcagatgctgcctccacctccGTCAGGATATCCGACCATTTCGTTGCAACAGATTCATCTTCTCCCTCAGATCGCGCCCCCTCCCACTGAGCCCGACAGGGGGGACCATGGGCACACCCTGAAGCCAAGCCTGCCACGGACTTTACCGCCGTCCTTCAATGACACAGATGTGTCTGTGGAGATTCAGATGAGGAAGGtgaaccctcctcctccataccCGGGGACTGTTGTATCTGCTGCGGCAGCTACGGCCGCCGCTCCTCCTCAAACCCTTGTCACAAACTGTGACAGCCCAAGTGTCCTGGCACCAGACGCCTGTCTGAAGAAGGACGAATTTCTGCTTCATCCCGTCACCTTACAGTACCCAACACCTCTGGGGTATGAAAGGATCACGACCTTCGACAGCAGTGGCAACGTGGAGGAGGTTTGCCGGCCACGCAGGCGCCTCATTCGCAACCAAAACGCATACGCTGTCCATGGCATCGGGGGCTCTGCCACGCTCAAAGTCACGTCGtcggaaaataaaaagattcagCTCCCATACAGCTCGGCAACATTAAGTCGTCTGTCTGTTCCTCGATATTCTATACCAAGTGGAGACCCTCCACCTTACCCTGATCCGGCCAATCAAGTAACTGCTACGCTTCCTCCTCCCCAGAGAATTGACAGCAGTCTGATTCACGCCACTCTGCGTCGTGACCGCAGGGATGTGGGACTCAAAGTGCCACAGATGATGGAGAGCTCAAGGACCCTTCCCACCAAGGCGAAAATGAACAGCGCGATGGCGCTTTCCTACCAGCAGAGGGTGCCCACCGCAttgtacacatgcacacagtgcAGCAGCAATAGCAGCAGCACCAGCGTCAGTGTGAGCGGAGGTGGGACGACGAGCAGCGGTATTGCAGGTGGGACGGTGGTGAGGCAGGACTTCCCACCAGGGAAGGGTGCACACCACAGCACCATTATAGTGCACTCTAAAAGTGCCTCCCCCCTGGCCTCCCAGTCGTCTTACAGTCTGCTGGGAGGTGTTGATAACAGTCGGGACAGGACGGTGTACGTTAACTCTGCCTTTACTGAAGACGAGACTTTAAACCAGCAGTGTCACCTTGAAAAATCTGTACGTCAGCTGACTCTCGGCGACGTCAGTTTGACGGTTAAACGCCCTCCGCCTTACCAGTGGGACGCCTCCACCACGGAGGAGTTCTGGCTCACCCCGGAACAAACAATGCTGGCTCCGCCTCCAGGACCTCATAAACCGCCGCCGCTCCTCATCAGTCAAGCCCAGCACTTGGACGTGACCCGGCTTCCTTTCGTCCTCACGACTAAACCTCCAACCAGTCCGAGTACGAGCACTCTCACTTTCCCATCAGGTTACCAGATATCCCTCTCGCCTTTTCCTCCTGGTGTGGGTCACAGCGGACCCCCACTTCAGACCTTACAGAACCCCCCACCTCAGTGTTCTCCAAACGAAGTGGTCGGCTCAGTCCCTTTTGCTCAGCAGGACCCTAGCTTGGTCTTACCACCAGGCTACCCTCCAAATTTGGCAAACCTGGCCTGCTGCCCTCTCCCTCCGCTGTATCCAGGAGCTAGCTCGTGCGCTGGACTCCAGCTACACCCCGTCAGCTTACACCCCTGGAACCCTTACCCCTGTCCACCACCCATGCAAGACCCTCCAGCGCCTCCCCTCCCTACGAAAACTCATCAGATTTTAGAGAAGCCAATACTCTCCCCACCTCCCCCAACTGCgccgcctccgccgcctcctctcccccctcctccgccgcctACCGAGCTGCCGCCATCCAAAAGTGCCACAGAAGATCTGGCGGAGTCTGCCAACAACTTTCCTGAGCCGTCGTCCCTGAACGAAAGCCCCGTTCCACAGGAGTCGGAGCGCTTCAACAAGAAGAGCCGCAAAAGGCTGGACAGCCGAGCCGAGGAGGCCAACATGACCACTGTCTCTGAGGGCAAGTCCAGAAAGGAAGGACGCGCCCTCTCTGATTTCAACACTCTCATTTCCAGCCCGAGGCTCGgtagcagagagaagaagaagcccaAAGGCCAGAGGGAGCAgctcaataaaacaaagaagatgAGCAGGACCACAAATGAGTTCCAGGATAGCTCGGAGAGTGAGCCGGAGCTGTTTATTAGCGGCGACGAGCtcatgaaccagaaccagagtaGTAAGAAGAGCTGGAAGAACAAGCGAAGCCTGCGGATGGCGAGCGAGCTGGAGGAGATAAAGTGTCGCAAGGCAAACGAAAGAGAGGACCGCAGTTTAGGCAGCCAAGGATTCGTGTACGTCATGGCCAACAAGCAGCCGCTGTGGAACGAAGCCACCCAGGTCTACCAGCTGGACTTTGGAGGTCGGGTCACCCAGGAGTCGGCAAAGAATTTTCAGATAGAGCTGGATGGTAGACAG gtaATGCAGTTTGGGCGGATAGATGGGAACGCGTACATCTTGGATTTCCAGTATCCTTTCTCAGCAGTGCAGGCATTTGCTGTTGCCTTGGCCAACGTGACTCAGCGGCTGAAGTGA
- the tulp4b gene encoding tubby-related protein 4 isoform X2: protein MSRNYEPGHSVGMLAAVEHGPILCSDSNILCLSWKGRVPKSEKDKPVCRRRYYEEGWLATGNGRGVVGVTFTSSHCRRDRSTPQRINFNLRGHNSEVVLVRWNEPFQKLATCDMEGGIFVWIQYEGRWSVELVNDRGAQVSDFTWSHDGTQALIAYRDGFVLVGSVSGQRHWSSEINLESQITCGIWTPDDQQVLFGTADGQVIVMDCHGRMLAHVLLHESDGIVSMSWNCPDFLVEDSTESDTDSDDNILPLVRRVKPLLTVTFLSGDISLMNNYDDLSPGIIRSGLKDVEAQWCSQGDLLAVAGMERHGLSADSACASIMRNALVKFYNVQGEHIYTLETPAQRPITTICWGHRDSRLFLACGPALYVVRVEHRVASLQLLCKQGIASALREEKDVGKLNMPSLLCSYVTTAFIPTIKPPIPDPNNIRDFVSYPTAGNERLHCTMKRAEDSPEAGGPCYTLYLEYLGGLVPILKGRRISKLRPEFVIMDPKTDGKAEEVCVNPMISYTDSCNCSDSSDIELSDEWVGKKSPKLSRGNRLNTESRKSPKLSRANQEGQRSPRLPTKKPPVRSPSLTRREFSMDGITEHNYLAQVTSNIWGTKFKIVGLATFLPANLGAVIYKTSLLHLQPRQMTIYLPEVRKITHDFMSLPVFNPNVFSEDEDDLPVMGPSGVAGDNPPCTVNIPIAPIHSPAQAMSPTQSIGLVQSLLANQNIQLDVLTNPTATAAAAAAAAAASVPVTDHSQDAVATPYPVPTRYSNPGQVIFSGLEMGPLLPGTLPPPPPPHHLPPQPHPQRSHSQQSRQPPPKQSQQMQAQQQQQQKMHHHQQQQQQHHHQSQSQQQQQLQQQQQQLQQQHQQLQQQHQQLQQQQQLQQQQHQQLQQQQHQQLTQQQHQQLQQLHHQQTLHQQQQQQQQQQQHQQQQQHQVQQHQQMQQPQQPVTSQQFQHQQQIQQQQQQMQLQHEQMQQQQQQMQQQQQQIRQQIQEMRQQQQQLQQQHQQIQQQHQQMQRQHQQMQQQLKMQMLPPPPSGYPTISLQQIHLLPQIAPPPTEPDRGDHGHTLKPSLPRTLPPSFNDTDVSVEIQMRKVNPPPPYPGTVVSAAAATAAAPPQTLVTNCDSPSVLAPDACLKKDEFLLHPVTLQYPTPLGYERITTFDSSGNVEEVCRPRRRLIRNQNAYAVHGIGGSATLKVTSSENKKIQLPYSSATLSRLSVPRYSIPSGDPPPYPDPANQVTATLPPPQRIDSSLIHATLRRDRRDVGLKVPQMMESSRTLPTKAKMNSAMALSYQQRVPTALYTCTQCSSNSSSTSVSVSGGGTTSSGIAGGTVVRQDFPPGKGAHHSTIIVHSKSASPLASQSSYSLLGGVDNSRDRTVYVNSAFTEDETLNQQCHLEKSVRQLTLGDVSLTVKRPPPYQWDASTTEEFWLTPEQTMLAPPPGPHKPPPLLISQAQHLDVTRLPFVLTTKPPTSPSTSTLTFPSGYQISLSPFPPGVGHSGPPLQTLQNPPPQCSPNEVVGSVPFAQQDPSLVLPPGYPPNLANLACCPLPPLYPGASSCAGLQLHPVSLHPWNPYPCPPPMQDPPAPPLPTKTHQILEKPILSPPPPTAPPPPPPLPPPPPPTELPPSKSATEDLAESANNFPEPSSLNESPVPQESERFNKKSRKRLDSRAEEANMTTVSEGKSRKEGRALSDFNTLISSPRLGSREKKKPKGQREQLNKTKKMSRTTNEFQDSSESEPELFISGDELMNQNQSSKKSWKNKRSLRMASELEEIKCRKANEREDRSLGSQGFVYVMANKQPLWNEATQVYQLDFGGRVTQESAKNFQIELDGRQVMQFGRIDGNAYILDFQYPFSAVQAFAVALANVTQRLK from the exons ATGTCCAGGAACTATGAG CCTGGTCACTCAGTAGGGATGTTGGCTGCCGTGGAACATGGTCCCATCCTCTGCAGCGACTCCAACATCCTCTGCCTCTCGTGGAAAGGCCGGGTCCCCAAGAGCGAGAAGGACAAGCCCGTGTGCCGGAGGCGGTACTACGAGGAGGGCTGGCTCGCCACGGGCAACGGGAGAGGAGTCGTTGGGGTGACGTTCACGTCGAGCCACTGCAGGAGGGACAGGAGCACGCCTCAGAGAATCAATTTTAACCTGCGAGGACACAACAGCGAG GTTGTCTTGGTGCGTTGGAATGAACCCTTTCAGAAGCTGGCCACGTGCGACATGGAAGGGGGGATTTTTGTGTGGATCCAGTACGAGGGGAGATGGTCTGTGGAGTTGGTGAATGACAGAGGAGCACAG GTGAGCGACTTCACTTGGTCACACGATGGAACTCAAGCCCTCATCGCGTACAGGGATGGCTTCGTGTTAGTCGGCTCGGTCAGCGGCCAAAGACACTGGTCCTCTGAGATTAACCTGGAGAGTCAAATCACGTGTGGCATCTGGACACCTGATGATCAGCAG GTCTTGTTTGGCACAGCGGACGGTCAGGTGATAGTGATGGACTGTCACGGGCGGATGCTCGCCCACGTTCTGCTGCACGAATCCGACGGGATTGTGAGCATGTCCTGGAACTGCCCCGACTTCCTGGTCGAGGACAGCACGGAGAGCGACACGGACTCCGACGACAATATTCTGCCGTTAG TGCGGAGAGTCAAGCCGCTGTTGACGGTCACCTTCTTATCCGGAGATATCAGTCTGATGAACAACTACGATGACCTCTCTCCTGGTATTATCCGCTCAGGGCTGAAAG ACGTTGAGGCCCAGTGGTGCTCCCAGGGAGACCTCCTGGCTGTGGCCGGCATGGAGAGACACGGGCTGTCCGCTGACTCCGCCTGCGCGTCCATCATGAGGAACGCCCTTGTCAAGTTCTACAACGTTCAGGGCGAACATATCTACACTTTGGAGACACCGGCACAG AGGCCGATCACCACCATCTGCTGGGGTCACAGAGACTCTCGGCTGTTCCTTGCATGCGGGCCGGCGCTCTACGTGGTGCGCGTAGAGCACCGAGTGGCCAGCCTCCAGCTTCTGTGCAAGCAAGGCATCGCCAGCGCCCTGCGAGAGGAGAAAGACGTGGGGAAGCTGAACATGCCCTCCCTGCTCTGCTCTTATGTCACCACTGCTTTCATACCCACCATCAAG CCCCCGATTCCTGACCCCAACAACATCCGTGATTTCGTGAGCTATCCCACAGCTGGGAATGAGAGGCTGCACTGCACCATGAAGCGAGCGGAGGACAGTCCAGAGGCGGGCGGACCCTGCTACACTCTCTACCTAGAATATTTAGGAGGACTGGTGCCCATTCTCAAGGGAAGGCGCATTAGTAAGCTTCGGCCTGAGTTTGTCATCATGGATCCAAAAACCGACGGAAAGGCAG aggAGGTGTGCGTGAATCCCATGATTTCATACACGGACAGCTGCAACTGCTCCGACTCCAGTGACATTGAGCTGAGCGATGAGTGGGTCGGGAAGAAGTCGCCAAAGTTATCCCGGGGAAACAG gctGAACACGGAGTCGAGAAAATCTCCCAAGCTTTCTCGCGCCAATCAGGAAGGCCAGCGGTCGCCACGGCTACCGACGAAGAAGCCTCCGGTTCGGTCGCCAAGTTTGACGCGCAGGGAGTTTTCTATGGATGGAATAACAGAG CACAATTACCTTGCACAAGTCACGTCTAACATTTGGGGGACAAAGTTCAAAATTGTTGGACTTGCGACGTTCCTCCCTGCCAATCTCGGTGCAG tcatCTATAAAACCAGTTTGCTTCACTTGCAACCGAGACAGATGACCATCTACCTTCCGGAGGTACGAAAGATTACACACGACTTCATGAGCCTGCCCGTGTTCAACCCTAACGTGTTCAGCGAGGATGAAGATGACCTACCAG TGATGGGGCCTTCTGGAGTGGCAGGAGACAATCCTCCCTGCACGGTTAACATTCCCATCGCGCCCATCCACAGTCCGGCTCAAGCCATGTCCCCAACTCAGAGTATTGGCCTGGTTCAGTCTCTCCTGGCCAATCAGAATATTCAGCTTGATGTCCTGACCAACCCGACAGCCACTGccgctgcagcagctgcagcagcagcagcttctgtcCCCGTCACTGATCACAGCCAGGATGCTGTTGCAACCCCATACCCAGTGCCGACTAGATACTCAAACCCCGGCCAAGTGATCTTCAGTGGGTTAGAGATGGGTCCTCTTCTCCCTGGTACTTTgcctcccccacctccacctcaccACCTTCCCCCGCAGCCTCACCCGCAGCGGTCTCACTCGCAGCAAAGTCGGCAGCCGCCGCCTAAACAGTCGCAACAAATGcaggcgcagcagcagcagcagcagaagatgcaccaccatcagcagcagcagcagcagcaccatcaTCAGTCccagtcacagcagcagcaacagttgcagcagcagcagcaacagctgcagcagcaacaccaacagttgcagcagcaacatcaacaactgcagcagcagcaacagctgcagcagcagcagcatcaacagcttcagcagcagcaacatcaacAGCTCACGCAGCAGCAACAtcagcagctacagcagctgCACCACCAGCAGACGCtacaccaacagcagcagcagcagcagcagcagcagcaacatcaacagcagcagcaacaccagGTCCAGCAACACCAACAAATGCAACAACCGCAGCAGCCAGTGACGAGCCAACAGTTCCAGCACCAACAGCAaatccaacagcagcagcagcagatgcagctgcagcacgagcagatgcagcagcagcagcagcagatgcagcagcagcagcagcagatccgGCAACAGATCCAGGAgatgaggcagcagcagcagcagctccagcagcagcatcagcagatccagcagcagcatcaacagaTGCAGAGGCAGCACCaacaaatgcagcagcagctgaagatgcagatgctgcctccacctccGTCAGGATATCCGACCATTTCGTTGCAACAGATTCATCTTCTCCCTCAGATCGCGCCCCCTCCCACTGAGCCCGACAGGGGGGACCATGGGCACACCCTGAAGCCAAGCCTGCCACGGACTTTACCGCCGTCCTTCAATGACACAGATGTGTCTGTGGAGATTCAGATGAGGAAGGtgaaccctcctcctccataccCGGGGACTGTTGTATCTGCTGCGGCAGCTACGGCCGCCGCTCCTCCTCAAACCCTTGTCACAAACTGTGACAGCCCAAGTGTCCTGGCACCAGACGCCTGTCTGAAGAAGGACGAATTTCTGCTTCATCCCGTCACCTTACAGTACCCAACACCTCTGGGGTATGAAAGGATCACGACCTTCGACAGCAGTGGCAACGTGGAGGAGGTTTGCCGGCCACGCAGGCGCCTCATTCGCAACCAAAACGCATACGCTGTCCATGGCATCGGGGGCTCTGCCACGCTCAAAGTCACGTCGtcggaaaataaaaagattcagCTCCCATACAGCTCGGCAACATTAAGTCGTCTGTCTGTTCCTCGATATTCTATACCAAGTGGAGACCCTCCACCTTACCCTGATCCGGCCAATCAAGTAACTGCTACGCTTCCTCCTCCCCAGAGAATTGACAGCAGTCTGATTCACGCCACTCTGCGTCGTGACCGCAGGGATGTGGGACTCAAAGTGCCACAGATGATGGAGAGCTCAAGGACCCTTCCCACCAAGGCGAAAATGAACAGCGCGATGGCGCTTTCCTACCAGCAGAGGGTGCCCACCGCAttgtacacatgcacacagtgcAGCAGCAATAGCAGCAGCACCAGCGTCAGTGTGAGCGGAGGTGGGACGACGAGCAGCGGTATTGCAGGTGGGACGGTGGTGAGGCAGGACTTCCCACCAGGGAAGGGTGCACACCACAGCACCATTATAGTGCACTCTAAAAGTGCCTCCCCCCTGGCCTCCCAGTCGTCTTACAGTCTGCTGGGAGGTGTTGATAACAGTCGGGACAGGACGGTGTACGTTAACTCTGCCTTTACTGAAGACGAGACTTTAAACCAGCAGTGTCACCTTGAAAAATCTGTACGTCAGCTGACTCTCGGCGACGTCAGTTTGACGGTTAAACGCCCTCCGCCTTACCAGTGGGACGCCTCCACCACGGAGGAGTTCTGGCTCACCCCGGAACAAACAATGCTGGCTCCGCCTCCAGGACCTCATAAACCGCCGCCGCTCCTCATCAGTCAAGCCCAGCACTTGGACGTGACCCGGCTTCCTTTCGTCCTCACGACTAAACCTCCAACCAGTCCGAGTACGAGCACTCTCACTTTCCCATCAGGTTACCAGATATCCCTCTCGCCTTTTCCTCCTGGTGTGGGTCACAGCGGACCCCCACTTCAGACCTTACAGAACCCCCCACCTCAGTGTTCTCCAAACGAAGTGGTCGGCTCAGTCCCTTTTGCTCAGCAGGACCCTAGCTTGGTCTTACCACCAGGCTACCCTCCAAATTTGGCAAACCTGGCCTGCTGCCCTCTCCCTCCGCTGTATCCAGGAGCTAGCTCGTGCGCTGGACTCCAGCTACACCCCGTCAGCTTACACCCCTGGAACCCTTACCCCTGTCCACCACCCATGCAAGACCCTCCAGCGCCTCCCCTCCCTACGAAAACTCATCAGATTTTAGAGAAGCCAATACTCTCCCCACCTCCCCCAACTGCgccgcctccgccgcctcctctcccccctcctccgccgcctACCGAGCTGCCGCCATCCAAAAGTGCCACAGAAGATCTGGCGGAGTCTGCCAACAACTTTCCTGAGCCGTCGTCCCTGAACGAAAGCCCCGTTCCACAGGAGTCGGAGCGCTTCAACAAGAAGAGCCGCAAAAGGCTGGACAGCCGAGCCGAGGAGGCCAACATGACCACTGTCTCTGAGGGCAAGTCCAGAAAGGAAGGACGCGCCCTCTCTGATTTCAACACTCTCATTTCCAGCCCGAGGCTCGgtagcagagagaagaagaagcccaAAGGCCAGAGGGAGCAgctcaataaaacaaagaagatgAGCAGGACCACAAATGAGTTCCAGGATAGCTCGGAGAGTGAGCCGGAGCTGTTTATTAGCGGCGACGAGCtcatgaaccagaaccagagtaGTAAGAAGAGCTGGAAGAACAAGCGAAGCCTGCGGATGGCGAGCGAGCTGGAGGAGATAAAGTGTCGCAAGGCAAACGAAAGAGAGGACCGCAGTTTAGGCAGCCAAGGATTCGTGTACGTCATGGCCAACAAGCAGCCGCTGTGGAACGAAGCCACCCAGGTCTACCAGCTGGACTTTGGAGGTCGGGTCACCCAGGAGTCGGCAAAGAATTTTCAGATAGAGCTGGATGGTAGACAG gtaATGCAGTTTGGGCGGATAGATGGGAACGCGTACATCTTGGATTTCCAGTATCCTTTCTCAGCAGTGCAGGCATTTGCTGTTGCCTTGGCCAACGTGACTCAGCGGCTGAAGTGA